In Magnetococcales bacterium, the DNA window TTGCAAGACGACATTCTCGAACTGCGTCCCCTGGATGAGACCCGTTCCCTTTGGCCTCCGGTGGCGCCTCGGCGGGATGGCTCGATCCGTTTTCATGTGGCCCACGGCCCGCAACGGGAGGTGGAGATCCTCCACGATCAATTGCTGGCCGCCTTTCAGGCCGATCCCACTTTGAATCCCCGGGATGTCTTGGTGATGGTCCCGGATATCAACGGTTACGCAGCCCACATCCAGGCGGTGTTCGGCCTGCACGACCATCGGGATCCCCGTTTCATTCCCTATGTGCTGGCCAATCAGGGGCGTCGGCCCGTGGATCCGTTGCTGGGCGCGGTGGAGCGGCTGCTGGCTTTGCCCCGTTCCCGTTTGACCGCCAGCGAGGTGATCGATTGGCTCGAAGTGCCGGCGGTGCGTCGCAAATTTGCCATCGCCGAGGAGGATTTGCCCACGTTGCGGCTGTGGATTCGGGATTCCGGCATCCGTTGGGGGTTGCACGATGGCCATCGTGTCGCTCTGGGTCTGCCGGAGAATGCCACAGAGGGGGAGAGTCGCAATACCTGGCGTTTCGGGATGCGGCGTATGCTGTTGGGTTACGCGGTGGGAGACCGGGGCGGTCCGTGGCAGGGAATCGCGCCCCATGACGAGATCGATCCCGGAGCGGCGGAATTGCTGGGGGCGTTGATCGGATTCGTGACCCGGTTGGAAGCCTGTTGGACGCTGCTGGGCACTCCGGCCACGGTGGCGGAGTGGTGTGTGCGACTGCGGGGATTGCTGGCGGATTTTTTCGATCCCGGCGGGGACGGGATGGACGCGTTCACCCTGATGCAACTGGGAAACGCCTTGGATCCCTGGCAGGATCTGTGCGCCGAGGCGGGACTGGACGACCGGCTGCCCCTTTCGGTGGTGGGGGAGTACTGGTTGTCGCGCATCGAAGAGGGGGGGCTGGCCCAGGGATTTTTCGCCGGAGCGGTCACCTTCGCCACGCTGATGCCCATGCGCGCCATTCCGTTCCGGATGGTGTGTCTGCTGGGCATGAACGATGGGGAGTTCCCCCGTCCCGGGGTGCGGACGGATTTTGATCTGATGCGCACCAGTTATCGTCCCGGCGACCGTTCCCGGCGGGAGGATGATCGTTATTTGTTCCTGGATCGTAGGATTCATCATCCTGATTTTTGGCGAAATCTGGTTCATGCCC includes these proteins:
- the recC gene encoding exodeoxyribonuclease V subunit gamma; translated protein: MVMYAASPPSGMIWIHGNRIETLREDLVARMVAEPLAPLENEIILVQSNGMAQWLKLGIAGEGMESGAGLAGARIATALELLLPARFLWRVYRAVLGEDGVPEYSPFDKDRLVWRLMRLVPQLTALEPFAPLRRFLEHDTDWRKRFQLAERLADLLDGYQVYRADWLAAWAGGDDRLIDARGQRLSLPEGQRWQAALWRALREDVARDATGDRQAFRAGRAEVHAEFLRRAAGWGEEARPGGLPRRVMVFGITSMPRQSLEVLVMLSRWTQVVMYVHNPCQYYWADIVPERELLRGGRGNSRVRAGYPESLPEEWMHLHAHPLLAAWGMQGRDFIGLIDEYANEGMGLEDRRLNDLEIQRLECFETPYSSPSTLLHQLQDDILELRPLDETRSLWPPVAPRRDGSIRFHVAHGPQREVEILHDQLLAAFQADPTLNPRDVLVMVPDINGYAAHIQAVFGLHDHRDPRFIPYVLANQGRRPVDPLLGAVERLLALPRSRLTASEVIDWLEVPAVRRKFAIAEEDLPTLRLWIRDSGIRWGLHDGHRVALGLPENATEGESRNTWRFGMRRMLLGYAVGDRGGPWQGIAPHDEIDPGAAELLGALIGFVTRLEACWTLLGTPATVAEWCVRLRGLLADFFDPGGDGMDAFTLMQLGNALDPWQDLCAEAGLDDRLPLSVVGEYWLSRIEEGGLAQGFFAGAVTFATLMPMRAIPFRMVCLLGMNDGEFPRPGVRTDFDLMRTSYRPGDRSRREDDRYLFLDRRIHHPDFWRNLVHA